In Rhinoraja longicauda isolate Sanriku21f chromosome 13, sRhiLon1.1, whole genome shotgun sequence, one genomic interval encodes:
- the dynlt2b gene encoding dynein light chain Tctex-type protein 2B yields the protein MGENSYSIRPTFQHRFKPAIVKTKINTVLKEELTNKFYDPEEVPGLTRKIAETIKTQVKECAFERYKLVVQVVIGEQRGEGVKMAARCFWDADTDNFAQAVYMNDSLFCVAAAFGCYHY from the exons ATGGGGGAGAACAGTTACAGCATCAGGCCGACTTTCCAGCACAG GTTCAAGCCAGCCATTGTGAAAACAAAGATCAACACTGTGCTGAAAGAAGAGCTGACAAACAAGTTTTATGACCCAGAGGAAGTCCCTGGCCTGACCCGCAAGATTGCAGAGACCATCAAGACTCAAGTGAaag agtgTGCTTTCGAGCGATACAAGCTGGTGGTGCAGGTCGTCATTGGTGAACAGAGAGGGGAAGGAGTGAA GATGGCCGCACGATGTTTCTGGGATGCTGACACAGATAACTTTGCACAGGCAGTGTACATGAAT GACAGTCTGTTTTGTGTCGCTGCTGCCTTTGGCTGCTACCACTATTAG